From the Nitrospirota bacterium genome, one window contains:
- a CDS encoding HAD family hydrolase — MEMKFKGILLDLDNTLYPYQITHQQAISTVTAAVSGKFSIDEDTIEKAFKEARQEIHTALSETAASHNRLLYFQRMFEHLKINPMKYAMHAYNIYWDTFLEKMKPYDNAYDFLELVKDRKICILSDLTAHIQYRKIEKLGLSGYAGYLVTSEEAGKEKPHPWIFRLALEKMGFTVNEVCMIGDSFSKDIAGAANLGIYSFWMNTEGEKEKLNEITAEIRTFKELITYFHE; from the coding sequence ATGGAGATGAAGTTCAAGGGCATTTTGCTTGATTTGGACAACACGCTGTATCCATATCAAATAACACATCAGCAGGCTATTTCAACTGTCACAGCCGCCGTTTCCGGAAAGTTTTCTATTGATGAAGATACGATAGAAAAGGCGTTTAAAGAGGCGCGGCAGGAAATCCATACTGCACTGTCAGAGACAGCCGCATCACATAACAGGCTTCTTTATTTCCAGAGGATGTTTGAACACCTGAAAATTAATCCGATGAAATATGCAATGCATGCATATAATATTTACTGGGATACTTTCCTTGAAAAGATGAAGCCGTATGACAACGCCTATGATTTTCTGGAGCTTGTCAAAGACAGGAAAATCTGCATTTTGTCCGACCTGACGGCGCATATCCAGTATAGAAAAATTGAGAAGCTTGGGCTTTCAGGTTACGCCGGTTATTTGGTAACCAGCGAGGAGGCAGGGAAGGAAAAACCGCACCCCTGGATTTTCAGACTTGCGCTGGAAAAGATGGGCTTTACAGTGAATGAGGTTTGCATGATTGGCGACAGTTTCAGCAAGGATATTGCCGGAGCGGCAAATCTGGGGATTTATTCTTTCTGGATGAATACAGAAGGCGAAAAAGAAAAACTTAATGAAATAACCGCTGAAATCAGGACCTTCAAAGAACTTATAACATATTTCCATGAATAA
- a CDS encoding class II aldolase produces the protein MNNDIEKFVKMSRYAGERFDIVQASGGNSSVKLNGGRMLIKASGFLLSDVQHDKGYAAVDNKKILEILKDSKLTRLNRKDRDRLVSKHLAESVLEFGNKPSIETFLHALLKKYTLHIHPVSVSVITCQKDWKGILKTLFGDVVTVDYRTPGIELAYQLSHELKNFKGKHGALPGVVFLQNHGLIISSDSFDEVETLTEGVLEKIEGYLGMDMSRYKLTTKVSRLINSIKGGLLIAYLSEDIVINNILKKNRELFFVTPFCPDKMVFCGTTVLELSHPDDYDSVKNYMEKYCELPCVVVYRDHLFFISRNLKKAKEMEDVFKMHILVLSATKGEVVCLSGEELRYLGNWEAEKYRQGI, from the coding sequence ATGAATAACGACATTGAAAAATTTGTAAAAATGTCCAGATACGCAGGCGAGCGGTTTGACATTGTGCAGGCGAGCGGAGGGAATTCCTCGGTAAAACTTAACGGCGGCAGAATGCTTATTAAGGCTTCCGGTTTTTTGCTGTCGGATGTCCAGCATGACAAAGGCTATGCAGCAGTTGACAATAAAAAGATTTTAGAGATTTTGAAAGACAGCAAGCTAACCCGGCTGAACAGGAAAGACAGGGACCGACTGGTTTCAAAACACCTCGCAGAATCTGTGCTTGAGTTTGGGAACAAACCTTCAATAGAGACCTTTCTTCACGCCTTGCTGAAGAAATATACACTGCATATTCATCCGGTCTCTGTAAGTGTAATAACATGCCAAAAAGACTGGAAGGGAATATTAAAGACGCTGTTTGGCGATGTTGTGACGGTTGATTACAGGACGCCGGGCATTGAGCTGGCATATCAACTGAGCCATGAATTGAAAAATTTTAAAGGGAAGCACGGCGCTCTTCCGGGAGTTGTCTTTTTGCAAAACCACGGGCTTATTATTTCATCGGACAGTTTTGATGAGGTGGAGACGCTGACTGAGGGTGTTCTGGAGAAAATTGAAGGCTATCTCGGCATGGATATGTCAAGATACAAATTGACAACGAAAGTCTCAAGGCTTATAAACAGCATAAAGGGAGGCCTTTTGATTGCATATCTCTCTGAGGATATTGTGATAAACAACATCCTTAAAAAGAACAGGGAGCTGTTTTTTGTAACACCGTTTTGCCCCGATAAAATGGTGTTCTGCGGAACTACTGTGCTTGAACTGTCTCATCCGGATGATTATGACTCTGTTAAAAACTACATGGAAAAATACTGCGAATTGCCCTGCGTTGTTGTTTACAGGGACCACCTTTTTTTTATTTCACGAAATCTTAAAAAAGCAAAAGAAATGGAAGATGTTTTTAAAATGCACATCCTTGTCTTAAGCGCTACAAAAGGAGAGGTTGTCTGCCTGTCCGGCGAAGAGCTTCGTTATTTAGGCAATTGGGAAGCGGAAAAATACAGGCAGGGAATTTAG